One part of the Polycyclovorans algicola TG408 genome encodes these proteins:
- a CDS encoding bifunctional ADP-dependent NAD(P)H-hydrate dehydratase/NAD(P)H-hydrate epimerase codes for MTSVIEAALYEAQAVRRIDAAAIAGGIPGQVLMQRAAEAAWQALRQRWPEARRVGVLCGPGHNGGDGYALAEIARRAGHPVRLFQWGATPTSSTARPFVRAWQAGGGDTAPLAAALDQDMDIWVDGLLGIGLDRAVSDDLQSIIKAFNAQGRPLLALDVPSGLNATTGQVMGAAFEAQLTVSFIAHKIGLWTGAGPHFAGERQLARLAVPEAAFEGEVPAAQLIPEIGGADLPRRFAHAHKGHHGHVLVIGGNEGAMGAALMSARAALRSGAGYVSVATRAAHVGHMVGAQPELMVNAAESPSALAALIRRASVLAVGPGLGQDEWARWVLDAALAAGLPAVLDADALNALAQRPQRLGGTVLTPHPKEAARLLGIEVGEVEADRPAATRRLQRNFGGTVVLKGAGTLVADGSLTLRCCPVGNPGMAVAGMGDVLTGVIAALMAQGLAPERAAALGVRAHAEAGDRAASRVGQRGMIPSDVIGQLPGVLNP; via the coding sequence ATGACCAGTGTGATCGAAGCGGCATTGTACGAGGCCCAAGCCGTTCGCCGGATCGACGCCGCCGCCATCGCAGGCGGCATCCCCGGACAGGTCCTGATGCAGCGCGCGGCCGAAGCCGCGTGGCAGGCCTTGCGTCAGCGTTGGCCGGAGGCGCGGCGCGTCGGGGTGCTGTGTGGTCCGGGCCATAACGGCGGTGACGGCTACGCGCTGGCCGAGATTGCCCGCCGTGCGGGTCACCCGGTTCGCCTCTTCCAGTGGGGCGCGACGCCTACCTCCTCGACCGCGCGACCATTCGTCAGAGCCTGGCAAGCGGGCGGCGGCGACACCGCCCCGCTGGCGGCCGCGCTGGATCAGGACATGGACATCTGGGTCGATGGCCTGCTCGGCATCGGCCTGGACCGCGCGGTGTCGGACGATCTGCAATCGATCATCAAAGCCTTCAACGCGCAAGGTCGTCCGCTGCTGGCCCTGGATGTGCCGTCAGGGCTCAACGCGACCACCGGACAAGTGATGGGGGCGGCATTCGAGGCGCAGCTCACGGTCAGCTTCATCGCCCATAAAATCGGTTTGTGGACCGGTGCCGGGCCGCATTTTGCCGGCGAGCGACAGTTGGCACGGCTCGCGGTGCCGGAGGCGGCATTCGAGGGCGAGGTACCTGCTGCGCAGTTGATCCCCGAAATCGGCGGCGCCGATCTGCCGCGCCGCTTCGCGCATGCCCACAAGGGGCATCACGGGCATGTGCTGGTCATCGGCGGCAACGAGGGTGCGATGGGGGCAGCCCTGATGTCCGCTCGCGCGGCACTGCGCAGCGGCGCCGGTTACGTCAGCGTCGCCACCCGCGCCGCGCATGTTGGCCACATGGTTGGCGCGCAGCCGGAGTTGATGGTCAACGCTGCTGAGTCGCCGTCGGCCTTGGCCGCGCTGATCCGTCGTGCGTCGGTGCTGGCGGTGGGGCCGGGGTTGGGTCAGGACGAATGGGCGCGTTGGGTCCTTGATGCGGCGCTGGCCGCCGGCTTGCCTGCGGTGCTCGATGCCGATGCGCTGAACGCACTGGCGCAACGCCCGCAACGGCTGGGGGGCACGGTGTTGACGCCACACCCGAAAGAGGCGGCGCGACTGCTGGGCATCGAGGTGGGCGAGGTGGAAGCCGACCGGCCCGCCGCCACACGCAGGCTGCAGCGCAATTTCGGCGGTACTGTTGTTCTCAAGGGCGCCGGCACGCTGGTGGCCGATGGATCGCTCACTTTGCGCTGTTGTCCGGTCGGCAATCCGGGCATGGCCGTGGCCGGAATGGGCGACGTGCTGACCGGCGTGATCGCGGCGCTGATGGCGCAAGGTCTTGCTCCCGAGCGCGCCGCAGCCCTGGGCGTACGCGCCCATGCCGAAGCCGGTGATCGCGCTGCAAGTCGCGTCGGTCAGCGCGGCATGATTCCCAGCGATGTCATCGGCCAACTGCCGGGCGTGCTCAACCCATGA
- the queG gene encoding tRNA epoxyqueuosine(34) reductase QueG: MAPTPHPMALHDIRRHALTLGFADVGLAHLDLGEDIAHFEAYVTAGFHGEMDYLARNIGLRAAPAALQPGTVSVLSLRMNYLSDTVDSAMSALRDPERAYVSRYALGRDYHKRMRKQLATLAEWMATALAPHGYRVFCDSAPSLEKALARNAGLGWIGKNTLLLNRDAGSLFFLGEIYTDMPLPVGSGEAAQAECGRCQACLKICPTDAFVGPYRLDARRCISYLTIEQRGPIPKPLRRAIGNRIFGCDDCQLVCPWNRYAQRSEAPDFAPRHGLDRASLLDLWWWTEAQWQTRTEGMALRRAGWSGWRRNLAVALGNAPFSADICTALGEGRIGADALVIEHIDWALAEQAQKGHSTAAT; encoded by the coding sequence TTGGCGCCGACGCCGCACCCGATGGCACTGCATGACATCCGCCGCCACGCCCTGACCCTGGGTTTCGCCGATGTCGGCTTGGCCCACCTCGACCTTGGCGAAGACATCGCCCACTTTGAGGCTTACGTTACAGCCGGTTTTCACGGCGAGATGGACTATCTGGCCCGAAATATCGGCCTGCGCGCCGCTCCGGCCGCCCTTCAGCCGGGGACCGTCAGCGTGCTGTCGCTGCGCATGAACTACCTCAGCGACACGGTCGATTCCGCTATGAGCGCGCTACGTGATCCGGAGCGCGCCTACGTGTCGCGCTATGCGCTTGGCCGGGACTACCACAAGCGCATGCGCAAACAACTGGCGACGCTGGCGGAGTGGATGGCCACCGCACTGGCGCCGCACGGTTACCGGGTGTTCTGCGACAGCGCGCCATCGCTGGAAAAGGCGCTGGCGCGCAATGCCGGGCTGGGCTGGATAGGCAAGAACACCCTGCTGCTCAACCGCGATGCCGGTTCGTTGTTCTTTCTCGGCGAGATTTACACCGACATGCCGCTACCGGTCGGCAGCGGTGAGGCGGCACAAGCCGAATGTGGGCGTTGCCAGGCCTGCCTGAAGATTTGCCCCACCGATGCTTTCGTGGGTCCGTATCGGCTGGACGCACGGCGCTGCATTTCGTACCTGACGATCGAACAACGCGGGCCGATCCCCAAGCCCCTGCGCCGCGCCATCGGCAATCGCATCTTTGGCTGCGATGACTGCCAACTGGTGTGCCCCTGGAACCGCTACGCACAGCGGAGTGAGGCGCCTGACTTTGCGCCGCGACACGGTCTTGACCGGGCAAGCCTGCTCGACCTGTGGTGGTGGACCGAGGCGCAGTGGCAGACACGAACCGAGGGCATGGCACTGCGCCGCGCCGGCTGGTCAGGCTGGCGGCGAAACCTCGCCGTTGCGCTGGGCAATGCACCGTTCAGCGCTGACATCTGCACGGCGCTCGGCGAAGGCCGTATCGGCGCCGATGCCCTGGTGATCGAGCACATTGACTGGGCGTTGGCCGAGCAGGCTCAAAAAGGGCATTCCACCGCGGCGACCTGA
- a CDS encoding PA2778 family cysteine peptidase: MNLVFSLMRRWVPLLALTLAGCASRGTVPPTAPERSAPELTGTPFFAQDAFQCGPAALATVLGASGAETAPEALVSEVYIPERKGSLQAEMVGAARKRARVPVKLPAGLNAFEVLAEAVGAGHPVLVMQNIGLRILPAWHYAVVIGVDADARQVILRSGTERRLVMSFDAFAKSWAASDTWGVTLHEAGAPPPWAALDDWMQTVAVWSRTQPEAAAVASEAATRQWPDHPAPWLAAGNARHGADDIAGSVEAFRQAQALRPSVGGAHNLAVILASSGCVDAAHDALNAVDAAQANHPAMLSARERVQSLSTQVAAVECPF; the protein is encoded by the coding sequence TTGAACCTCGTTTTCAGCCTCATGCGAAGGTGGGTGCCGTTGCTGGCACTCACCCTCGCAGGCTGCGCCAGCCGCGGCACGGTGCCACCCACCGCCCCTGAGCGCAGCGCCCCGGAGCTGACCGGAACCCCTTTTTTCGCGCAGGACGCCTTTCAGTGCGGGCCTGCGGCGCTGGCCACCGTTCTAGGTGCCAGTGGCGCCGAAACTGCGCCCGAAGCGCTGGTCTCGGAGGTGTACATCCCCGAACGCAAAGGCAGCCTGCAGGCCGAAATGGTCGGGGCAGCGCGCAAGCGTGCGCGGGTTCCAGTGAAGTTGCCTGCCGGGCTCAACGCATTCGAGGTCTTGGCCGAGGCGGTCGGCGCCGGACATCCGGTGCTGGTGATGCAGAACATCGGACTGAGAATCTTGCCCGCGTGGCATTACGCGGTCGTCATTGGCGTAGACGCTGACGCGCGCCAGGTGATCTTGCGGTCAGGCACCGAGCGTCGCTTGGTGATGTCCTTCGACGCGTTCGCCAAGAGCTGGGCGGCCAGCGACACCTGGGGCGTGACCCTGCACGAGGCGGGCGCCCCGCCCCCGTGGGCGGCACTGGACGACTGGATGCAAACGGTGGCGGTCTGGTCGCGCACCCAGCCCGAAGCGGCGGCTGTCGCTTCCGAAGCGGCAACCCGCCAGTGGCCGGATCATCCCGCGCCGTGGTTGGCGGCCGGCAATGCCCGGCATGGCGCCGACGACATTGCCGGGTCGGTCGAGGCGTTTCGCCAAGCTCAGGCCCTGCGGCCGTCGGTGGGCGGGGCGCACAACTTGGCGGTGATTCTGGCCAGCAGTGGCTGCGTTGATGCCGCCCACGATGCATTGAACGCGGTCGATGCCGCCCAGGCCAATCACCCGGCGATGTTGAGCGCCCGCGAGCGGGTGCAAAGTCTGTCGACTCAGGTCGCCGCGGTGGAATGCCCTTTTTGA
- a CDS encoding PA2779 family protein: MHVKSLIRRGLLPLSLAGAMVMSVPAQAETLLSTEALVAETTQQDLRADISAQLARDDIAEQLTAWGVDAATIDMRLAQLSEQELQAFANQLDEAPAGAGALAVVGVVFVVLLVLELFGVINVFNAI; the protein is encoded by the coding sequence ATGCACGTTAAATCTTTGATTCGTCGCGGTCTTTTGCCATTGTCATTGGCCGGTGCCATGGTGATGAGTGTCCCGGCGCAGGCCGAAACTTTGCTGTCCACCGAAGCGCTGGTCGCGGAAACCACGCAGCAGGATTTGCGTGCCGACATCTCGGCCCAACTGGCGCGCGACGACATCGCCGAGCAGTTGACCGCATGGGGCGTTGACGCCGCCACCATCGACATGCGTCTGGCGCAGCTTTCCGAGCAAGAATTGCAGGCCTTTGCCAACCAGCTTGATGAAGCGCCCGCCGGCGCCGGTGCGTTGGCGGTTGTCGGGGTCGTTTTTGTGGTGTTGCTGGTGCTGGAACTGTTTGGCGTGATCAATGTGTTCAACGCCATTTAA
- the pgi gene encoding glucose-6-phosphate isomerase encodes MSAVTPANLPESLALLARDPPDLRRALVDDPGRAERLQVSAAGLTLDLATQRVDDSTLAALTAHLQDCDFVEARLRLFAGERVNVTEDRAAAHMALRAPPDAHFSVDGRDVSGDVAAVLAAMSGFAEQVRSGAWRGHGGDVITDVVNIGIGGSDLGPRMLVAALAGQVMPLRAHFVANVDAIELRDVLANLDPARTLFVITSKTFTTVETMTNARLARGWLRRSLPEEAVGQHFVAVSTNLEAASAFGIPREQCFGFWDWVGGRYSVWSAVGLSAMIALGSTCFRELLDGAWAMDQHFRDAPLAENLPVLMAVVAWWNREALGLPTQVVVPYLQRLIHFVPWLQQLEMESNGKGVRRGGEAATRSTPPLWGDVGTNGQHAFFQMLHQGPQAQPVDFIAAAAAGSDDPADGDSHRLLLANVLAQRSALAHGKDARTVDAELTEQGLDAAQRAKLIPHRVFSGNRPSSLLVLPRLDAFHLGALMAAYEHRTFVLSVLWDVLPFDQWGVELGKSIAKTIDRAWVEGGEDTCLDAATAHWVHRFRQTQA; translated from the coding sequence ATGTCTGCCGTAACCCCTGCGAACCTTCCTGAATCTCTGGCCCTGCTGGCGCGTGATCCGCCCGATCTTCGCCGAGCGTTGGTCGATGACCCGGGCCGGGCCGAGCGCCTGCAGGTTAGTGCCGCAGGCCTGACCCTGGATCTCGCCACCCAGCGCGTCGACGACAGCACGCTGGCTGCGCTGACCGCCCATCTTCAAGACTGCGACTTCGTCGAGGCGCGACTGCGACTGTTTGCCGGCGAGCGCGTCAATGTCACCGAAGATCGCGCCGCTGCCCACATGGCCCTGCGCGCGCCGCCGGACGCCCATTTCAGTGTCGATGGCCGCGACGTTTCCGGCGACGTCGCCGCGGTGCTCGCCGCCATGAGCGGATTCGCCGAACAGGTGCGCAGCGGCGCGTGGCGTGGTCACGGCGGTGATGTGATCACCGACGTGGTCAACATCGGCATTGGCGGCTCCGACCTAGGGCCGCGCATGTTGGTGGCTGCGTTGGCGGGGCAGGTGATGCCATTGCGCGCGCATTTCGTCGCCAACGTCGATGCCATTGAACTGCGCGATGTGCTGGCGAACCTCGATCCGGCACGGACCTTGTTTGTCATCACCAGCAAGACCTTCACCACCGTCGAGACCATGACCAACGCGCGGCTGGCGCGCGGGTGGCTGCGCCGGTCGCTGCCGGAAGAGGCGGTGGGTCAGCATTTCGTGGCGGTGTCGACCAATCTGGAGGCTGCCAGCGCCTTCGGCATCCCCCGCGAGCAGTGCTTCGGCTTCTGGGATTGGGTCGGTGGACGCTATTCGGTCTGGAGCGCGGTCGGTCTGAGCGCGATGATTGCCCTGGGTTCGACGTGTTTCCGCGAATTGCTGGATGGCGCCTGGGCCATGGATCAGCATTTTCGCGACGCACCACTGGCCGAGAACCTTCCGGTGCTTATGGCCGTTGTCGCATGGTGGAACCGCGAGGCGCTGGGACTGCCCACCCAGGTGGTCGTGCCCTACTTGCAGCGGCTGATCCATTTTGTGCCGTGGCTGCAGCAACTCGAGATGGAGTCCAACGGCAAGGGCGTGCGCCGTGGCGGCGAGGCGGCCACCCGCAGCACGCCGCCGCTGTGGGGCGACGTCGGCACCAACGGCCAGCATGCGTTTTTCCAGATGCTGCACCAGGGGCCGCAGGCGCAGCCGGTGGACTTCATCGCCGCCGCCGCTGCTGGCTCCGACGACCCGGCCGATGGCGATTCGCATCGACTGCTGCTGGCCAACGTGCTCGCCCAGCGTTCCGCACTGGCGCATGGCAAGGACGCGCGTACCGTGGATGCCGAGTTGACCGAGCAGGGCCTTGACGCGGCGCAGCGCGCGAAACTGATCCCCCATCGAGTGTTTTCTGGCAATCGTCCGAGCAGCTTGTTGGTGCTGCCGCGCCTGGATGCGTTTCACCTGGGCGCGCTGATGGCCGCGTACGAGCACCGCACCTTCGTGTTGTCGGTGCTTTGGGATGTACTGCCGTTTGACCAGTGGGGCGTCGAGCTGGGCAAATCGATTGCCAAAACCATCGACCGGGCATGGGTCGAGGGTGGCGAAGACACCTGTTTGGACGCGGCAACCGCCCACTGGGTGCATCGGTTCAGGCAGACTCAAGCTTGA
- a CDS encoding TIGR02466 family protein encodes MTEAHFATLIYRAPLLTRGLVDINADLADECEKIRVFDLPGRRWSEDNYPGGYTSYGSMDRLHLFSSTFDTLRRRIDRHVMRYADALEWDVTPDQLVMTDCWINLMPRGCAHSFHVHPQSVISGTYYVATPRGASPITFEDPRLTRMMAAPPRRADAAQRSHLRVKPRAGEVLLFESWLRHEVPPSRIDALRISVSFNYHLR; translated from the coding sequence ATGACCGAAGCCCATTTCGCCACGCTGATCTACCGCGCACCGCTACTGACGCGGGGCTTGGTCGACATCAATGCCGACCTGGCCGATGAATGCGAAAAGATTCGTGTGTTTGACCTGCCCGGTCGGCGCTGGTCCGAGGACAATTATCCCGGCGGCTACACCAGCTATGGCTCGATGGATCGCCTGCACCTGTTTTCGTCGACCTTCGACACACTGCGGCGCCGCATCGACCGGCATGTCATGCGCTATGCCGATGCGCTGGAATGGGATGTGACGCCCGATCAACTTGTGATGACCGACTGCTGGATCAACCTGATGCCGCGCGGCTGCGCGCACAGCTTTCACGTGCACCCGCAATCGGTGATCAGCGGCACCTACTACGTGGCCACGCCGCGCGGCGCCAGTCCAATCACGTTTGAAGACCCGCGCCTGACCCGGATGATGGCCGCGCCGCCACGTCGCGCAGACGCCGCGCAGCGCTCGCACCTGCGGGTTAAGCCCCGCGCAGGGGAGGTGCTGCTGTTTGAGAGCTGGTTGCGGCATGAGGTGCCGCCCAGTCGCATTGACGCATTGCGGATCAGCGTCAGCTTCAACTACCACTTGCGCTGA
- the panD gene encoding aspartate 1-decarboxylase: protein MQLNLLKCKLHRARVTHAELDYDGSCAIDGKLLDLAGILEFEQIDIYNVTNGERLTTYAIRAEDGSGIVSVNGAAAHKARVGDRVIIAAYAQMDEAAARVYKPRLVYCNDDNGVARASNVIPVQKAA, encoded by the coding sequence ATGCAACTCAACCTGCTGAAGTGCAAGCTGCATCGTGCTCGCGTGACACACGCCGAACTCGACTACGACGGATCCTGCGCCATCGACGGCAAGCTGCTGGATTTGGCGGGCATTCTCGAGTTCGAACAGATCGACATTTACAACGTCACCAACGGTGAACGGCTCACCACGTATGCCATTCGTGCCGAAGACGGCTCGGGCATCGTCTCGGTCAATGGCGCTGCGGCGCACAAGGCGCGGGTCGGTGATCGGGTCATCATTGCGGCGTATGCGCAGATGGATGAAGCCGCTGCCCGCGTCTACAAGCCGCGCTTGGTGTATTGCAATGATGACAACGGCGTGGCGCGCGCCAGTAACGTGATTCCGGTCCAGAAGGCCGCTTGA